In Pseudobacteriovorax antillogorgiicola, a single window of DNA contains:
- a CDS encoding DUF692 domain-containing protein, protein MSFQDFLEDYWGAGLRPQHYDDWSKKKLGCFLEILTDNYLFHQGGPALDHLESLKEIYPLLAHGVGLNIGSVEPFDDAYLKRLKGFLQRFQPKIISDHCCFIGVGQRYAFDLLPLPRNQSSLAIMKKKLDYLQDYLDRRFSIENVSRYISYESDEMGEIEFLVEVSRSTGCGILLDVNNLYVSSRNEGFSWQDELKQLEPSMVTQYHIAGHQDFTDYLFDSHDQIIKTDVWQVLKEAWRAVGSHPVILERDDDAPWSELAENWRPYVQLG, encoded by the coding sequence GTGAGCTTTCAAGATTTTCTTGAGGACTACTGGGGGGCAGGATTACGGCCACAGCATTACGATGATTGGAGCAAGAAAAAACTAGGTTGCTTTCTGGAAATTCTCACAGACAATTATCTCTTTCATCAGGGAGGGCCAGCATTGGATCATCTTGAAAGCCTCAAAGAGATCTACCCACTGCTTGCCCATGGAGTTGGCTTAAATATTGGGAGTGTAGAGCCCTTCGATGATGCCTATCTAAAGCGTTTAAAGGGGTTCTTACAAAGGTTCCAGCCGAAGATTATATCGGACCATTGCTGCTTCATTGGGGTTGGGCAGCGTTATGCGTTTGATCTTCTACCGCTTCCTAGGAATCAATCATCCTTAGCAATTATGAAAAAGAAATTAGACTATCTACAAGACTATTTGGATAGACGCTTCTCTATAGAAAATGTCTCCCGTTATATTAGTTACGAATCTGATGAAATGGGTGAAATAGAGTTTCTCGTAGAGGTCAGCCGATCAACTGGTTGTGGGATACTTCTTGATGTCAATAACCTCTATGTATCGTCACGGAATGAGGGATTTTCATGGCAGGACGAACTGAAGCAACTTGAGCCCTCCATGGTTACCCAATATCATATCGCAGGGCATCAAGACTTCACGGACTATCTGTTTGACTCCCACGATCAGATCATCAAAACTGATGTTTGGCAGGTTTTGAAGGAAGCTTGGAGAGCTGTTGGTAGTCATCCGGTTATCCTTGAGAGAGATGATGATGCACCTTGGTCAGAGCTTGCTGAAAATTGGAGGCCATATGTTCAGCTTGGATGA
- a CDS encoding putative DNA-binding domain-containing protein, producing MFSLDDSLKQLKRQQEALVAAIQSDPSEPNHVIEQGLKDAGISLTSQPHRLDIYRSDYYARLVSVAKEGILAPLVRVVEGDELWLLLRDYLIQYPCENSQLDYVYDNFPNYIRSLGENSGLSQLADWVSVTIRYWHLTWALNGHDTRPLYRNQEDLDHVFLRSGCALLEAGHPLPWAKLFGVSDQETCLGLAFARVKDQPGVLPLSIEFNDFAESLLQRASVQVALETLEDQKCSADEVTRVLSAMVSHNLIVESP from the coding sequence ATGTTCAGCTTGGATGATAGCCTAAAGCAACTGAAGAGGCAGCAAGAAGCTCTTGTGGCTGCAATTCAGTCAGATCCCAGTGAGCCAAACCACGTGATAGAGCAAGGCCTGAAAGATGCTGGGATCTCGCTGACCTCACAGCCTCATCGACTCGATATTTATCGCAGTGACTACTACGCAAGGCTTGTAAGCGTCGCCAAGGAAGGAATACTTGCTCCCTTGGTGAGGGTTGTGGAAGGTGATGAGCTGTGGCTTTTGCTGCGGGATTACTTGATTCAGTACCCTTGCGAAAATTCCCAGCTGGACTATGTATATGACAACTTCCCTAACTATATAAGAAGTTTAGGAGAAAATTCTGGTTTAAGTCAACTCGCTGACTGGGTTTCGGTCACCATTCGCTACTGGCACCTCACATGGGCACTCAATGGTCATGACACAAGGCCTCTGTACAGGAATCAGGAAGACTTGGATCATGTCTTCCTGCGGTCAGGTTGCGCGCTCCTTGAGGCCGGCCATCCCTTGCCATGGGCAAAGCTATTCGGAGTTAGTGATCAAGAAACTTGCCTCGGGTTAGCATTTGCTAGAGTTAAGGATCAACCAGGGGTTTTGCCTCTGTCTATTGAATTTAATGACTTCGCCGAATCTCTTTTGCAGCGTGCCTCAGTGCAAGTAGCCCTAGAGACTTTGGAAGATCAGAAATGTTCCGCCGATGAAGTGACCAGAGTTCTCTCGGCGATGGTTAGCCACAATCTAATTGTGGAGTCGCCATGA
- a CDS encoding DUF427 domain-containing protein — MKNLVARTVRAYLGHRCLADSTETVKLGGQVYFPPGDVAMRFFTEKHQEHLCIWKGMSHYFDVVIDGESYPELAWKYIETKHEAKQIQDLICFSSKVKVRAGWRWLGRSKLSRR; from the coding sequence ATGAAGAATCTTGTCGCGCGAACAGTTCGTGCTTACTTAGGTCATCGCTGTTTGGCTGACTCTACCGAGACGGTTAAACTAGGGGGACAAGTCTATTTTCCTCCAGGTGATGTTGCCATGAGGTTTTTTACAGAAAAACATCAGGAGCATCTCTGCATATGGAAAGGAATGTCACACTACTTTGATGTTGTCATAGACGGCGAGTCTTACCCTGAGCTGGCTTGGAAGTACATAGAAACGAAACACGAAGCGAAGCAGATCCAAGACTTAATCTGTTTCTCTAGCAAGGTTAAAGTTCGAGCTGGATGGCGATGGCTGGGACGTTCCAAACTCTCCCGGCGTTGA
- a CDS encoding RNA recognition motif domain-containing protein, translating into MSKKVFVGGISWNTDNEGLREAFERFGEVVDAKVITDRETGRSRGFGFVTFAEADAASQAIAEMDGQSLDGRTVKVNEAQDKPRDNRGGGPRGGGNRW; encoded by the coding sequence ATGAGTAAGAAAGTTTTCGTTGGTGGAATTAGTTGGAACACTGATAACGAAGGTCTACGTGAGGCATTCGAGAGATTCGGTGAAGTCGTGGATGCAAAAGTCATCACTGACCGGGAAACAGGCCGATCTCGTGGATTCGGTTTCGTAACGTTCGCAGAAGCTGATGCCGCATCACAAGCCATTGCTGAGATGGATGGTCAGAGCCTTGATGGCAGAACAGTCAAGGTGAACGAAGCCCAGGACAAGCCTCGTGACAACCGAGGTGGAGGCCCTCGCGGCGGCGGAAACCGTTGGTAA
- a CDS encoding TonB-dependent receptor plug domain-containing protein yields MVVRTLVRYGIGLIVSIPSSATNAKPPEESAPRLEEPEFIEQLDPERLHVLGSRIKRIDQEQSSPLMVLDRDMLESSGVISLGEIFRKSALLSPRGNFSGDSTRIAAGASRLDILGLGASRTLVLLNGKRLPQVPGEESVNVDNIPLALVERVEILSGGASAVYGADAIAGVVNVVLKKDFTGTEVTGFLSQTEDGGGDELELALSQGLAWGGSSRLVLSLGIRRRSSISKRDRDLAFADDSRQYTVYNPPPGTWSYQPVIDGSEGLEYGNWQTSANCPNSNRVATVPSQPNDVYCAGLRRDIDIELIPEKDEKFLTAQFETSVSDSLSLRAWASYHDSQNQTEQGQFMVISEDPIYALPVLVSRERALEQSIITADQPGDYFYIYAPLTEEPERSYTNRSQRASLAVTLEGFYDDWEFNTTIGYQRFDGSREGKNIFANETIANLFYNESNSLGQDPLYNPLDPNRDSVAFLAAFRDLESSMESSASTWDFFAHSLFQSPWGQPLSVGAGAFFGIEGFRQTPDDNDKEFNTLDQPLYTGTFTEEGEGDRENQAVFAELLWGASQSIEVDSSFRWDRYSDIGSTFNYGMGSKWSVLPFLGIRARYGTSFRAPPLPFIHQKGVGQFITINDDYWCQVEQQNNRFCDPEAPSKTLKVNIPRNKNLKPETGRNYIAGLLVEPTKSIALLVDYYLLRLQDTYQQDSVQSIVNRWYEENPGSTDGGVIDENEILVDENGVISSISLPYRNLGERRVQAIAGRLTFEERWGPWGIRWLSDYFRTLSHKIRESDDGDLREQVGYYDFPAWRMNHRFTGNWGRHSLYLGVQVIAAQSQDPLLASDTSLGTSVGDYKEYDVSYRLEFPDSGHLQIGVNNLLNTIGGTNTAFSSIGEEDTISTSLYSYAGRSVFLRLTQRF; encoded by the coding sequence ATGGTGGTTCGCACGTTAGTCCGCTATGGGATTGGTCTTATCGTCTCTATTCCAAGTTCTGCCACCAATGCTAAGCCACCAGAGGAGTCTGCCCCTCGTCTTGAGGAACCAGAATTTATTGAGCAACTCGATCCTGAAAGGCTCCATGTTTTGGGCAGCCGGATCAAAAGAATTGACCAAGAGCAGAGCTCCCCTTTGATGGTGCTGGATCGGGATATGTTGGAGTCATCAGGGGTGATCAGTTTGGGAGAAATATTCCGAAAATCGGCACTACTTAGCCCACGCGGAAATTTTAGTGGGGACTCCACGAGGATTGCTGCCGGAGCATCACGGTTGGACATCCTAGGTCTAGGTGCATCGCGAACCCTGGTTCTTTTGAATGGTAAACGGCTCCCTCAAGTTCCCGGAGAGGAAAGTGTGAACGTGGATAACATACCTCTTGCCTTAGTGGAGAGAGTGGAAATTCTCTCTGGAGGAGCTTCCGCAGTCTACGGTGCCGATGCGATAGCTGGAGTTGTAAACGTAGTCTTAAAAAAAGACTTCACGGGAACCGAAGTGACAGGATTTCTCAGCCAAACGGAAGATGGCGGGGGTGATGAATTGGAGTTGGCATTAAGTCAGGGTCTAGCGTGGGGAGGATCGTCTCGGTTGGTGCTCAGTCTGGGAATTCGGCGACGTAGCTCTATATCAAAGCGTGATCGAGACCTAGCGTTTGCAGACGATAGCCGGCAATACACCGTTTACAACCCACCTCCGGGCACTTGGAGCTATCAGCCTGTAATTGATGGTTCCGAAGGGCTTGAGTATGGCAATTGGCAAACAAGTGCGAACTGCCCGAACTCTAATCGAGTAGCCACAGTTCCATCGCAACCAAACGATGTTTACTGTGCTGGCCTGAGGCGCGACATTGATATCGAATTGATCCCAGAAAAAGACGAAAAGTTCCTGACAGCTCAGTTCGAAACAAGTGTAAGCGACTCACTAAGCCTTCGAGCATGGGCGAGCTATCACGACTCTCAAAACCAAACTGAGCAGGGTCAATTCATGGTGATTTCAGAAGATCCGATTTACGCTCTTCCTGTGCTAGTTAGTCGAGAGCGGGCACTGGAGCAGAGTATTATAACAGCGGATCAGCCAGGGGATTACTTCTATATTTATGCCCCTCTGACAGAAGAACCGGAGCGGAGTTACACAAATCGTAGTCAACGAGCATCATTAGCAGTGACCTTGGAGGGGTTCTACGATGATTGGGAGTTTAACACGACGATTGGATATCAACGATTCGATGGTAGTCGCGAGGGAAAGAATATCTTTGCAAACGAGACCATTGCCAACCTGTTTTATAATGAAAGTAATAGCTTAGGTCAGGATCCGCTCTACAACCCATTGGATCCAAACCGTGATTCTGTTGCTTTTTTAGCTGCCTTTCGGGATCTGGAAAGCTCCATGGAGAGTAGCGCAAGCACCTGGGATTTCTTTGCCCATTCCCTGTTTCAAAGTCCTTGGGGGCAGCCTTTATCTGTCGGGGCGGGTGCTTTCTTCGGGATAGAGGGTTTTAGGCAAACTCCAGATGACAATGACAAAGAGTTCAACACTCTGGATCAACCGCTTTATACTGGGACATTTACTGAAGAAGGCGAGGGAGATCGAGAAAATCAAGCAGTCTTCGCTGAACTCCTTTGGGGGGCTAGTCAATCCATTGAGGTGGATAGCTCATTCCGCTGGGATCGATATTCTGACATCGGTTCGACATTCAACTATGGAATGGGATCAAAGTGGAGTGTGTTGCCTTTCTTGGGGATCAGGGCGCGCTATGGAACAAGTTTTAGAGCCCCTCCATTACCCTTTATCCATCAAAAGGGAGTTGGTCAGTTTATTACCATTAACGACGATTACTGGTGCCAGGTGGAGCAGCAAAACAATCGCTTTTGCGATCCGGAAGCCCCAAGCAAGACTTTGAAAGTGAATATTCCTCGAAATAAAAATCTAAAACCAGAAACAGGTAGAAACTATATTGCTGGTCTACTTGTTGAACCAACCAAGAGTATCGCTTTACTTGTCGATTACTACCTTTTGAGACTTCAAGATACCTACCAGCAAGATAGCGTACAAAGTATCGTCAACCGTTGGTATGAAGAGAATCCAGGCAGCACCGATGGTGGTGTCATCGATGAAAATGAAATCCTTGTTGATGAAAATGGCGTTATTTCGTCGATCAGCTTGCCCTATCGAAACCTGGGGGAACGTCGTGTTCAAGCTATTGCCGGACGCTTGACTTTTGAAGAACGGTGGGGGCCTTGGGGCATCCGATGGCTCTCAGACTACTTTAGAACCTTAAGTCATAAAATCCGGGAATCTGATGATGGGGACCTCAGAGAGCAAGTGGGCTACTATGATTTTCCAGCTTGGCGAATGAATCATAGATTTACTGGTAATTGGGGCAGACATTCCTTATATCTAGGCGTTCAGGTGATTGCGGCTCAGTCGCAAGACCCTTTATTGGCAAGTGATACATCCCTTGGCACAAGTGTCGGTGACTACAAGGAGTATGATGTTTCCTACCGGCTTGAGTTTCCAGATAGTGGTCACCTTCAGATTGGTGTCAATAACCTCCTCAACACCATAGGAGGCACCAATACTGCCTTTAGTAGTATCGGTGAAGAAGATACCATCTCGACGAGTCTCTACTCTTATGCGGGAAGAAGCGTTTTCTTAAGGTTAACCCAACGTTTTTAA
- a CDS encoding energy transducer TonB: MRTIWLALMPMLFSSCMHKKNFYYYAIDTHLTPKRVYSVNFSWPDFESNFQVRTDRSCVYHVFDFNISPDGLPFNISPVAWSSDTLQTQSQAALKKWQFPQSDMPIRQARAGFIYNHHNQVTAFMFNRQSPIYHGSASPTAPLESIRPLNWQTNFHDGEVQDQLSGFVDVSFTINNDGRVDQPKIINAFPPGLYDEAGLATVSHWTFPALQKQQSGIVRISYLIDGPNSCTY, encoded by the coding sequence ATGCGCACTATTTGGCTTGCCCTGATGCCCATGCTGTTTTCGTCTTGCATGCATAAGAAGAACTTCTACTACTATGCAATTGATACTCACCTGACCCCAAAACGAGTCTATTCTGTCAATTTTTCATGGCCTGATTTTGAATCAAATTTTCAAGTTCGCACGGATCGCAGCTGCGTCTATCATGTCTTCGACTTCAACATTAGTCCAGATGGGCTCCCTTTTAATATTTCTCCTGTTGCATGGTCAAGTGACACCCTCCAGACACAAAGTCAGGCGGCGCTGAAAAAATGGCAATTCCCACAGAGCGACATGCCCATCAGACAAGCACGGGCAGGCTTTATCTACAATCACCACAATCAAGTGACTGCATTCATGTTCAATCGCCAAAGCCCGATCTATCATGGCAGCGCTAGTCCAACTGCACCATTGGAAAGCATTCGACCACTCAATTGGCAGACCAACTTTCACGATGGAGAAGTCCAGGATCAATTGAGTGGCTTCGTTGATGTAAGCTTCACCATCAACAACGATGGCCGTGTTGATCAACCTAAAATCATCAATGCATTTCCCCCAGGTCTCTATGACGAGGCTGGACTAGCAACCGTGAGTCATTGGACTTTCCCTGCCCTACAAAAGCAGCAAAGCGGTATCGTGAGAATTTCATACCTGATCGATGGCCCCAACTCTTGCACTTATTAA